Genomic DNA from Thermosipho ferrireducens:
TTAAATACACTGTCAACGATGCAGTTGCTTATTTAACAAAAGATGGGACTGCTCTTGAAAATTCGACTTATTGGGTTTTTCCATGGGAAGTTGAAACTTCTTATAATCAGGCGTTATCTTATTATAAAATTTCCAATATTGATCCAATATTTGAAGAACCTATGTTAAAAACCTCAGTTTTAAATGATCTTTTAAACACAAAACTAATTTTGTATTATAGCGAAGCAAACAAAATTCACCCTTCAAAAGATGAGATTAACGCAGAATTAAAAAAACAGGTTGACCAGATTAATCAAAATAAACAATTGGTGGAATACATAAAGCAGAAATATGGAAGCGTTAGCAATTATGAAAAGCAAATCGAACCTGATGTGGAAAAATATCTTACTGTAAATAAGGTAAAAGAGACTATAGGCAGTGTTTCAGAAGAAGAGATAAAAAAATACTATGAGGAAAATAAGGAGGCATTGGTGCAAAAATATGACAACGCCAATGTTGATTATGTATATTTCACCAGCGATGCGAGTGCTCAAAAATTTATTCAAGATGCAATGATGATAGGATTTCAGCAAGCTGCAACTAATATGAATGTGGATGTTAGAAACATCGCGCAATTTAAGAGAGGATTTGTGCCGGAAGAGTATGAAAGAAGTATATTTAGTGGAACAAACACAATGGTGGGTCCTGTTCCTATAGGAAATAGTTTTTTTGTATTTAATGTAAAAGATGTTAAAACTGTTGATACATTCGAAAAATTTTCTCTTTCCAGTGGATATCAGGATATTCTGAATAAACTTAAGACAGAAAGATTCAATAGTAAAATTGAAACTTTTAGAAATGAAAATAACATTGATTTTGTCATCACTGATCCAGTATACAAAACATGGAATCTTGTACTTAACACTTCCGGGAAAGATTTAATAGATGTTTATAAGCAGTTGTATGAAACAGTTTTTGATGGAACAAGCGTTAATACCCAAACACCTCTTGAAATCCAGACGGCATTTATAACACTTGTGGATAAGATGCGTTCTGCTACTGAGATAACAGACGATCCCAACTTTAATATGGTATTGCTTGATGCAGAAAAAGATGCAAAAAAGGTAATAGAGAACGTTTATAATGAATACTCGAGTTCATTTAACGCTGCCAAAAAAATGAAAGAAATTCATCCAGAAAATACAAAAGTGCTTTACAATTATTATGGATTGCTCTATTCTCGTATAAAACCGTATCTTGAATACGGTATGATGCAAAACGTTGTTAATGATTTTATAGATCTTTACAATGGATTTAATACAATAGCAAATGCTACAGACGCAACTCTTGACATGAAGGCAGAAGTGTTATACAACCTTTATGAAATAAACAAAATGCTTGGAGACGCTACAACAGCCAGAGTTTACCTTGAAAAGCTTCAAAAGGCAACACCAGATTACATGGATTATGATTCGGCTTATTCAGAGCTTGATACCATGCTCTCATCTACTTCGACTGAAAACAAATAATTTGAAGATAAAATTGCCTATTTATACAGTTAAGGCTCCAGTGTCAGATACTGGAGCCTTTTATTTATATTTTTTTATATGTTTTGAAATGTTGGGCTCTAAAAAAATTTCACTTGCTTTTTTCTAATTCAGAGAGCCTATCTTTTGCAAAATCTACTATTTCACTTATATATTCTTCTGAAAAATCTAATTTAATACCAGCAATTTCATAAATTTTGTCAATAGGGACTTTATAACCTGATTTTAAAAATTGGATATAATTTTCTACAGTGGCTTCTGGAGCTTTAACATAATTTTTATAAATAGCAAGAGCTCCGAGTTGCGCCATACCATATTCTATGTAATAAAATGGTGCCTGGAATATGTGAAGCTGAAACATCCATCTTGTTTTCTTTTCAACATCAAGTCCACTCCAGTCAACACCTTTGTTAAATTTATCCATTAAAGTGCCGAAATAGTTATCACGTTCTTCGGGTGTGTGGTCTGGATTTGTATAAATCCAGTGTTGAAATGCATCAACTGTCATGCACCATGGAAGAAATAATAAGGCATTTTCCAATTCTTCAATCATAGCTTTTCTGAAGTCTTCATTATCATTGTAATATTCGTTCCAGTAATGAAGTGTAAGAAGCTCCATGGTCATTGATGCAAGTTCGGCGATTTCCATTCTAATTGGTCTGTAATACATGATAGGAATATTGACTGTTTCAAATGTATGCATTGCATGTCCAGACTCATGTAATAAAGTTCTCACGTCGCCGCTTTGACCGGTTGCATTCATAAATATAAATGGAGCACCTGTTTCAGGAAGAGGATAGTTGTAACCTCCAGGCGCTTTCCCTTTTCTGTTTTCTAAATCAAGTAGTCCGGAGTTTTTCATCATTTCAAGCCTTTTTCCGAAAGTTTGATTTACTTTTCCCAGGGTTTTAATTGCTTTAACTATGAATTCTTCTGTACTATGAAACGGTTTCAAAACTCTGCCATCAGGATCAACTGATGTATCCCATGGTTTTACAGAATCGATTTTTAATTTTTGGGCTCTGCTTTGCATTCTTTCAATGGAAAAAGGAACTACCTTTTTTTCAACTGCTTCATGGAATTTGAAAAGGTCATCTGGGGTATACTCGAATCTACCTTTTAGTTTGTGAATATAATCTCTATAATTGTCAAATCCAGCATTTTTGGCCTGCTTTATGCGAATTTCTTTCAAAGTGTCAAAAAGTTCATCAAGTTCTTTCTTTTTCGAAAGTAAACCTTCGTATCTTTTCTTCCAGGCTTCCTCTCTTATATTTCTGTCAGGGTCCTTTAAATAAGGGGTAAGTTGCTGCAGTGTTTTTTCTTCACCTTTAAATTTAACGGTAATGCTTCCGTAAATACTTCCATATTTGTTTGCAAGTTTTCTTTCCTCTACCTGCAATTTTACATTTTCTTCTCTATAAAGTTTTGTATTATTAGATATTATCTCTATCATTAATTTATATTTTTCAGGTAAAAGATCCTTTTGTGCCGACGTTTGAATCTTTTTTTCGAATTTAAATGTATAGGGTTTTAATTTTGCAACTACATTTGCAAAATAGTTGTTAAAATCATTGATGTACTTTTTATTATCTGCATTGCAGGTCATTTTAATATATCGCCATCCCATTTCTTCTGAGACAATGTCGTTTATCTCGGTAAATTTTTCAACGAGTTCAATTATATCTTCAGGGGAGTTAATAGGAGATTCCAGGAGTTTTTTTAATTCAGAAATTATCTCTTCCGGGGAAGTTGAGTTAATGTATGGATAAAACTTTCTTTGCTTTTTCTGGATAGTTTCGTTTGTATATACCATGATTTCCCTCCTTTAAAATCAGAGTTGTGATTTTGAAATTACGGGAGTCTTCCAGTTTCCAAAACGTACAAATAACCAGGCAAGAATGAGTGCCAGAATATTGCTAATAATCATTGCATAAAATAATCCAATAAAACCGTACTTTGCTGACATAATTCCGATTAATGGAACACGAATTCCCCATAAGCGTGTTATATCTATTATCATAGATTGTTCGGTTCTTCCAGCTCCTATGAGGGTATTAGTGAAAACTGTCATTGAAGTGAAAAATGGAAGGGAGAAAGAGACATATTTGAAAAAGATATTTCCAACTTTTATAACTTCTGGATCGTTTATAAAAAATTTTGTTAACGATCCCCCAAAGAAAAATGTTAGAGAACTAAGAAAAAAGACTATAGAAAAATTCACCAGGAAAGCTACCTTAACAGTTTTTTCAGCATTTTTCACATCTTTTGCACCTAAAAATTGACCTATCATTGTAGTTACCGCACTCCCAAGTCCAAATGAAATCATTGTTATTATGCTTATTATTCTATTACCCACTCCATAAGCGCTAATGACGGCGGGACCAAAGCTTGAAACAAATCGCATAATTATTGTAAATCCTAAGGATGTAACACTCATACTGGCTGAGCCAGGAAATCCTATTCTTAATACCTTTTTTATTAGCCACCATTTTGGGTATAAATCTTTAAAATGTATTTTAAATCCTCGAGTACCTTCAAAAAGATGATATGCAGAAATAATTCCAGCAATACCACGAGCTAAAGTTGTAGCCCAGGCAGCTCCACTTACCCCAAAACCTGGTATAATCCAGAATCCAAATATGAAAATAGGATCAAGTATAATATTAATAACAGTTGATAGAAACATTATTTTCATTGTGAACTTTGAATCGCCCCATCCGCGAACTATAGAGGTTGTAGTATTAAATATAAATCCAAGAGGAAGTCCGAACATTATTATTCTGAAATAACTTATAGCATAAGGGACAATTTGAGAGCTTCTCGGCCCGACAATGGCTGTTATAACAGGTTTCGAGATAATTATTCCAAGAATAGAAATGCCTGTCCCTATTACAAAGCTTACAAGAAGACTCTGGCCAGCTGCTCGTTTTGCATTTTCTTTATCTCTGGCTCCTGTGTACTGTGCTACTAGTGCTACACCAGCATTTGAAAAACCTATAGAAAAAGATATAAACACAAATAGCAAGGGCCATACAACAGTAGGGGCAGAAAATTCTATTTTTCCTAATTTTCCAAGAAAGTATGCATCAACTACGTTATAAAAAGTTTGCATTAGATTTGATACAACCATTGGCCAGCCTAATAAAAACAACGAAGAAATAATAGTCCGGTTGAATATATCAACTCTGTTTGAATTTACTTTAGCCAAACAATAGTCCTCCTTTTTGGTTAATGAATTTTCTGATGTTCATTGTCAATTATATTTGTTTTTTCAGAATATTTTTTTACATATAGGTAACTTTCACATACTGATATTTATTCGTATTACTAACAATTTTACCATTTTTATGATATAATTCAAAATTGGAGGTGGTAAGTATGAATTACAGGAAAGTAGGTAAATGGGGTTTAAAAATCAGCGAGCTTTCACTTGGTTCATGGATTACCTTTGGTAATCAACTTGATATTGCCGGGGCAAAAGAGATAGTAAGAGAAGCTTTCAAAAGTGGAATAAACTTTTTTGATACAGCAGAAGCGTATGCTAATGGTATGGCAGAAGCAATGCTTGGTGATATATTAAAAGAATTTAAGAGAAGTGACATAGTAGTTTCTACAAAAATATTCTGGGGTGGCAACGGTCCAAATGATAGAGGATTATCAAGGAAGCATTTGTTAGAGGGTATATGGGCTTCATTGAAAAGACTTCAGCTTGATTATGTTGACATTGTTTATTGCCACAGGCCGGATCCAGAAGTTCCTATTGAAGAAACGGTTATGGCCATGGATTACATTGTTAGAAATGGATTGGCTCTGTACTGGGGAACGTCAGAATGGAGTGCAGAAGAACTTGAAGAGGCCCATAAGGTGTGTGAAAAGCTTAACTGTATTCATCCTGTAGTGGAGCAACCACAGTATAATATGCTTGTAAGAGAGCGAGTGGAAAAAGAGTACCTCCCAATATATGAAAAGTATGGGATGGGGCTTACTACATGGAGTCCTCTTGCTTCTGGTGTTTTAACAGGAAAATATAACAATGGTATACCGGAAAATTCAAGACTGGCAAAGTTTCCGAATTTGAGAAAACATTTAGAGGAAAAAGGAATGCTGGGAGAAAAGGTGTTTGAGAAACTTAGAAAGCTTCAAAAAATAGCTGATCAGCTTGATGCAAAACTTTCCCAGCTTGCTCTTGCCTGGTGTTTATTAAATCCTAATGTGAGCAGTGTAATTCTTGGAGTTACCAGTATTGAGCAATTGCATGAAAATCTTAAGGCCATTGAAATAAAAGAAAAGCTTTCTCAGGATGTTATTGATGAAATAAAAGAGATTCTGGAAGATGAATGAGGAAATTTTAGTTATTTTATTGAGTAAAAGGAGGATTTTTAATGGATAATTTAAACTTCACAAGCAACATAGATAGATATGTGGAACTGTTGTTGAAAATAGGGCTTAATTTCCAGGAAGGTCAGAGACTTTTTGTAAGGGCTCCAATTGATGCAAGAGTTTTAGTGGAAAAAATTGTTGAAATGGCTTATGATTTAGGAGCTTATGATGTGTATGTGAAATGGTCTGATGAGAAAGTTACCCGGCAGCGTTTGAAAAAAGCACCTGAAGAAGCCTTAAAAGAAGTTTACAGCTGGGAGATCGATGCGGCAAAAGATATGCTTGATAAAAAGGCTGCTTTTTTAAGTATTACAGGAGGAGATCCTGATATATTAAAGGATGTTCCAACTGAAAGGATATCTATAGCAACAAAAGCGATTAACAATGCTATGAAAGAAGTATCAAGAAGAGTGATGTCGAATGAGGTAAGCTGGTGTGTAATAGCGAATCCTACAGAAGCCTGGGCGAAGAAAGTGTTTCCGGGTGATAATAAAGCGTTGGATAAATTATGGGAATATATTTTAAAAGCTTCGAGAGTAGAAGGAATTGATGATCCTATAAAAGAATGGTATCAACATATAGAAAAGTTACAAAATGTTACTGAATTTTTAAATAAAATGCAGTTTGATTATCTTCATTATGAGGGACCAGGTACAGACTTAACTGTAGGACTTCCAGAGGAACATCTGTGGATTTCAGGTGCTCAAACAAATAAAGATGGTATAGTTTTTGTACCCAACATTCCAACAGAGGAAGTTTTTACTGCTCCCCATCGTGACTTAATTAACGGTGTTGTAAAAAACAGCAAGCCTCTTGTGTATGCTGGAAATGTAATTGATAACTTTGAACTTGAATTTAAAGATGGAAAAGTTGTAAGATTCAAAGCTGAAAAAGGGGAGAAAATTTTAAAAACGATTTTAGAGACTGATGAAGGGGCCTCATATCTTGGCGAAGTTGCACTGGTTCCTGTCAATTCTCCTATATATAAAATGAACACAGTTTTTTACAACACATTATTTGATGAAAACGCTGCATCTCACTTTGCTTTTGGAAGAGCATATCCAACGTGTTTAAAAAATTCTGAAAGATTTTCTGAAGAAGAATTAAGAAAAAGAGGTCTGAATATTAGTATTACACATGTTGATTTTATGATAGGAAACGAAAATATGAGAGTAACTGGCTATAAAGATGATGCTCCTACGGTAATAATGGAAAATGGTTTATGGGTAATTTAATTTTCTAATTACAAAATCTGCCCCGTTTATCGGGGCAGATTTTTTTGTAAATGCAAAATTTGATAAGAATAATAATTGTAATAGTTTTAGTGTTTTTATAGATCGTTTATTTTGTTCCTTTTTAGAAATATTATTAATATAGAGAATAACAACCACAGTGAAGGAACTAAAATATGGTTTTTGTACACAGAGTATCCATACGGGATTCTAAGTGCATCAACTATATAAGTGGATGGAATAACAGAGGATATAAAAGAAATAATAGGAGACGAATTTTTTACGTTGAAATAAAACCCTCCCATGAACATAAAAACTTGAAAAAGTATATTTCCAAGAACGACAGTAGATTCCGGATTTTTAAATAGAACAGCCATCATATATCCTAAAGCCAAAAATACGATTATTCCAAATAAAGAATAAAATATTGTGTTTTGAAAGTGGTTAAATACATTTACTTTGTAAACTGAAGCTTCAACTATATACAGCAATATCAAGCCAGAGAATACCTGAATTACAGCAATTATGGTATATGAGAGATAGAATTTGTTTAAGGAGTAAGGGGTAACGGCGAATCTTTTAAGCACTCCCCTTTTTTTCAAGAAAGATATGCCCGGGGTATATCCAAAAAATACGACAGACATTATAGACATAACTATTACTGCGGGGAACAAATATTCATAATAGTTAAATGTAGAAGTTTTTTCAACATACCTTACTTTTGCCTCTTTCCAGCTACTGGAAACTTTGAAATATTCTATGTCCATAGTAGTTAAAATTTGTGAAATGACGTCTTTTGTTATTTTAGATTCGTCTTTTTCAGGTATATAAACTAACTCTACTCTTATTGGTTTAAAAAGATTCGTTTTTGAGAGAATAAGAGAACGTTGAAATTGAGAATCAAAATTATCTGGAATTTTTATAACAACATCAACTTTACCGCTTAACAATGCTTCTTCGAAATTTTCATTTAGTTGAATAAAGTTGAATTGATTGCTGTCACTTAAGTTTTCTGTTATTTTGTCTATTATTTTACTATTTCCGAATATTCCTACGTTAAAATTTAAATTTTTTTCGATGTTCCCGAAAATAGAAGAGAGGATTACAGTAAGAAGTGTCGGAAATAAAACGAACCAGAATAACGCTTCTTTTGATCTTGTAAGTTCTTCTTTAATTAAGGCACCTATCATATTATCACCATCAATCTCTTAATTTTTTTCCTGTTAGTTTTAGAAAAACATCTTCAAGAGTTGGATGCCTTACAATGAAATCTTCTATTCCATTGGCAAGCAATTTTTGAATATCCTCTGCAACATTAGTTGTTTCAAAGAAAAATTTGTCGCCAAGTTTCTTACAATTTGGGAAGTGTGTTGTGCTGATGTTATCAGCTTGAAATTCTATAATTGATTTCAAACCTGAAGATTTGATTAATTCATCTGGTGAACCAGAGGCGACGATTTTTCCATTATCGATTATGCATACCATATCGGCGAGTCTTTCAGCTTCTTCCATGTAATGAGTGGTTAAGAATATTGTTTTTCCACTTTTTTTGAAAGCCTGGATAATTTCCCATATGTGTCTTCTTGATTGTGGATCAAGGCCTGTAGTGGGTTCATCAAGAAAAATTATCTCTGGGTCGTTTACAAACGCTAAACCTAAAACAAGTCTTTGAAGTTGACCTCCAGATAGGTTTTTTACTCTGCTTTTTGCTTTTTCGTTTAGCCCAACCATATCGACAATCTCTTTTGGAGTGAATCCTTTTTGATAAAAACTCCTGAAAAGTTTTACGGTTTCCAATACAGTTAGTTCTTTGAATAGTTCTGTCTTTTGTAAAGCCACTCCTATCTTTTCTTTTATACTTTTAGTAATGTCATTAACTTTTTCACCAAAATAGTAAATTTCTCCGCCAGTTTTTTTTCTTAGCCCTTCTAAAATTTCGACGGTAGTTGTTTTTCCAGCGCCATTTGGACCAAGTAAAGAGAAAACAGTTCCTCTTTTTACTTCAAAGGAAATATTATTCACCGCTTTTAAATCTCCATAATATTTTTTAAGATTTTTAACAGCTAATATCATACTTTTCCCCCTATTCTTCGTGAAATACAAAATAACCAGCCCAGGTTACAAAAAATAGACCTATTCCTGTAAAGAACAGAGCATATATTAAAAACATTTTAGATGATAAACTTCCCAACCCGGCAGAAAATCTTATCATTTCAACAACATATTTAACAGGCATAAAATAACTTAATTTCTCAAGAAAGTCAGGCAAAAAAGAAATAGGAAAATAAATGCCAGAAAAGAAGAAAAAAACAGTGTATAAAAATTGTCCAACAAGACTTGAGGCTTTTCCAAATAGTAATGTAAGTACAATTCCAAGTGAAATCATTCCAAATGTTGTAGAAAAAACTGCTATTAGAAAATAGATGACATTGATTTTTATGTTTAAATCAGAAAACATTAGTAAAGCAATTAACCTTATAGATATTACAGAAATAAAACTGATGAAAAATTGAGAAAAAGAAAAATCCAGTACAAATTTTAGTGGCGAGAGCGGAAGAACTTTAAGTCTTTTGAATAATCCATGCCTTTTATAATCAGAAAAAATTGTTATTGAACTGAACATTCCCGATGAAAGAATAGATATGGCAAGAGTTCCAGTAAAAATAAATGCAAGTTGTGAAGGCATAGTGGGAAGAGTCTTTTTGATATCTACAATTCTTATAATCTGTTTTTGATTATTCAAGTATCTTTCTACGTCTAACTTTACAGAATTAATCCAGGATTCAGTGTTGAAATCTCTATAATTTATGTAAAATGTTATGGATGAGTCTTCAATAAATGCTACTATATCGTATTTAGATATGTTTTTCGTTAAAAGGTTTTTATCATCATATTTTTCTCCCTGAACATTCAAAGGTATATTGCTTTGAGAATAATAAGCGTATTTATATTTTTCAACATTGTTATCTTTAAAAACAAGTCCAAACATTATTAAAAATATGGCTGGAAAAATTATATTCATAAAAAATGCGGCACGATTTCTAAAAGATTGTTTAAAAAGTGCTATCATTAATTCGAAGAAACTTTTCATTTATTTCACATCCTCAAAAGGTGGAAATTTATTGCTAAATACCTTTTTAAAAGTAGAAGATGTAATTTCATCTATATTGATATATCTTATTAATTCTAAGGAGCAGTTAAACTCATTTAAGAAAACTTCGGTGACCTCTGCAAAGATTTCAGCGCATCTATCTTTTGGGAATCCGAATATTCCACTGCTTATCGCAGGAATAGATATAGACTTTAATTCCAATTCAACCGCCTTTTTCAATACATTAAACAGAGCTTTTTTTAATATTTCCTCTTCTCCGCTGTTTCCCCCGTGCCATATTGGTCCTACAGCGTGGATGATGTATTTTGCTTTTAAATTGCCTGCGTTTGTAACAACTATACTTCCAGGTGGGACAGGTCCGTTTTTTCTAATGTAGTCATCGCTTTCATGCTGGATTGATTTTCCGCCTGCTCTTAGTATTGCTCCAGCAACACCTCCACCATGTTTCAAATGTGAGTTAGCTGCATTGACAATAGCATCCGTCTTTTCTATAGTAATATCACCTTTAACTATTTCTATCAAAGTGTTACTGATTTTTGTTTTGAAAAGAACGCTCATAATTTTGTCCCCCCTTTGTCTGTTTTAAAATATACAAAACTTTTTTAGTTTTTTACAATACTACAAACATTATATGAAGCACATTGCTCATAACTTATCATAAATTCAGTTGATTGTCAAGTTTTACTCGGGTTGATATAATTTATGATTCGTATTTAGTTTTTAATGCAATGTTATTCATCCTTTTTTTGAGAAGAAGAATTATAGTTTTTGATTCCTTTCCATAAACTATTTAAAATTTCTTTTAGTTTTTTCTCTTTGCCAATGGGTTTTGGTATATAAAATTTCTCGTTTAAAATCTCTGGTGGTAAGTACCTTGTTTTTACAAAGCCTCCAAAATCATGTGGATATTGATAACCACTGTCTGGAATATTTAATAGATGTCGTGGGACTTTAAGATCTGTAGTTTTTCTGGCAACTTCCATAGCTTTATTTATAGCTATGTACGATGTATTGCTTTTTGGCGCAAGAGCTAAGTAAATAACACACTCTGACAAATTTATAACGCATTCTGGCATTCCAACATAATCAACAGCATAGGCAGTGGAAGTGGCAACTAATAAAGCAGTTGGATCTGCAAGTCCAATATCCTCACTTGCAAGTATAATTAATCTTCTTGCAATAAATCTCGGATCTTCCCCTCCAACAAGCATCCTTGAAAGATAATAAAGTGCTGCATCAGGATCGCTGCCTCTTATACTTTTTATGAAAGCTGATATTAAGTTGTAATGATCACTTTTTTTATACGAAAATTTTTCTTCTCCGGTATACAACTGGAGAATTTCTTCATCAATCTTTCGTTTATTCTGAGACCTTGCTATATTGCTTAAAACTTCGTAAAGATTTATGGCAAAACGAGCATCACCATGAGAAACATTTATAATGAATTCTTCTACATTTTCATTTAATTCTATATTTTCTAAATCAACTGCTTTGTTTAAAATTTTTTTTATATCACTATTTGAAAGCCTTTTGAATGCTAACACCATTGCCCTCGATAAAAGAGCTTCATTTAACATTTTATAGGGATTTTCTGTTGTAGCACCTATTAAAATGTAATCTCCTTCTTCAATTCCAGGCAAAAATATATCTTGCTGTTTTTTATTAAATCTGTGTATTTCATCCATGAAAATCAAAATTTTTTTGTAATTTTTTACAGAGCGAGCATATTCAATGAGTTTTTTTACCTCAGAAACTGTGGTAAAGGCTCCGTTAAGGTGATAAACTTCGTAGTCGGTATACTTTTTAATCAATTCCAGAGACGTTGTTTTCCCACATCCAGGCGGACCATAAAAAATAGCGGGGAATAATTCCCCGGACTCTATAGCCACTCTTAAAATGGCTTTATTTCCAAAAAGGTGTTTTTGACCAACTATTTCTTCAAAATTCTTAGGCCTTAATCGTTCGCTTAAACCAATCAACTGTTAACTTCAACCCCTTTTCAAGATCTGTTTTTGGTTCCCATCTCAATTCTTCTTTGGCTTTTGTATAACAGAGCAAACTCTTTCTTATGTCTCCCTTTCTTGGAGGTCCATAAATAGGTTCTTTTTCATACTTTGTTAATTTTTTTAGATATGAAAACAATTGATTCACCGTGGTTCCAATTGATGTTCCGATGTTAATTACCATTCTGTCTCCCTTTTTTATTGCTCGAATATTAGCATTTACAACGTCACCAACATAAACGTAATCTCTAACATATTCACCATCGCCGTTTATTGTTACATCCTCTTTTTTAATCATTTTACTGGTAAATATTGCTATTACTCCGGCTTCTCCGAAAGGATCCTGCCTTGGACCGTAAACATTTCCGTAACGCAGTATCGTAAAATTCAATCCAAATTCTTTTGATGCAAAATT
This window encodes:
- a CDS encoding peptidyl-prolyl cis-trans isomerase; amino-acid sequence: MRRWFEKTREVIIWAIAIAFVVGIALWSLTSYFYGRKQGNVKYTVNDAVAYLTKDGTALENSTYWVFPWEVETSYNQALSYYKISNIDPIFEEPMLKTSVLNDLLNTKLILYYSEANKIHPSKDEINAELKKQVDQINQNKQLVEYIKQKYGSVSNYEKQIEPDVEKYLTVNKVKETIGSVSEEEIKKYYEENKEALVQKYDNANVDYVYFTSDASAQKFIQDAMMIGFQQAATNMNVDVRNIAQFKRGFVPEEYERSIFSGTNTMVGPVPIGNSFFVFNVKDVKTVDTFEKFSLSSGYQDILNKLKTERFNSKIETFRNENNIDFVITDPVYKTWNLVLNTSGKDLIDVYKQLYETVFDGTSVNTQTPLEIQTAFITLVDKMRSATEITDDPNFNMVLLDAEKDAKKVIENVYNEYSSSFNAAKKMKEIHPENTKVLYNYYGLLYSRIKPYLEYGMMQNVVNDFIDLYNGFNTIANATDATLDMKAEVLYNLYEINKMLGDATTARVYLEKLQKATPDYMDYDSAYSELDTMLSSTSTENK
- a CDS encoding M3 family oligoendopeptidase, giving the protein MVYTNETIQKKQRKFYPYINSTSPEEIISELKKLLESPINSPEDIIELVEKFTEINDIVSEEMGWRYIKMTCNADNKKYINDFNNYFANVVAKLKPYTFKFEKKIQTSAQKDLLPEKYKLMIEIISNNTKLYREENVKLQVEERKLANKYGSIYGSITVKFKGEEKTLQQLTPYLKDPDRNIREEAWKKRYEGLLSKKKELDELFDTLKEIRIKQAKNAGFDNYRDYIHKLKGRFEYTPDDLFKFHEAVEKKVVPFSIERMQSRAQKLKIDSVKPWDTSVDPDGRVLKPFHSTEEFIVKAIKTLGKVNQTFGKRLEMMKNSGLLDLENRKGKAPGGYNYPLPETGAPFIFMNATGQSGDVRTLLHESGHAMHTFETVNIPIMYYRPIRMEIAELASMTMELLTLHYWNEYYNDNEDFRKAMIEELENALLFLPWCMTVDAFQHWIYTNPDHTPEERDNYFGTLMDKFNKGVDWSGLDVEKKTRWMFQLHIFQAPFYYIEYGMAQLGALAIYKNYVKAPEATVENYIQFLKSGYKVPIDKIYEIAGIKLDFSEEYISEIVDFAKDRLSELEKSK
- a CDS encoding MATE family efflux transporter gives rise to the protein MAKVNSNRVDIFNRTIISSLFLLGWPMVVSNLMQTFYNVVDAYFLGKLGKIEFSAPTVVWPLLFVFISFSIGFSNAGVALVAQYTGARDKENAKRAAGQSLLVSFVIGTGISILGIIISKPVITAIVGPRSSQIVPYAISYFRIIMFGLPLGFIFNTTTSIVRGWGDSKFTMKIMFLSTVINIILDPIFIFGFWIIPGFGVSGAAWATTLARGIAGIISAYHLFEGTRGFKIHFKDLYPKWWLIKKVLRIGFPGSASMSVTSLGFTIIMRFVSSFGPAVISAYGVGNRIISIITMISFGLGSAVTTMIGQFLGAKDVKNAEKTVKVAFLVNFSIVFFLSSLTFFFGGSLTKFFINDPEVIKVGNIFFKYVSFSLPFFTSMTVFTNTLIGAGRTEQSMIIDITRLWGIRVPLIGIMSAKYGFIGLFYAMIISNILALILAWLFVRFGNWKTPVISKSQL
- a CDS encoding potassium channel beta subunit family protein, yielding MNYRKVGKWGLKISELSLGSWITFGNQLDIAGAKEIVREAFKSGINFFDTAEAYANGMAEAMLGDILKEFKRSDIVVSTKIFWGGNGPNDRGLSRKHLLEGIWASLKRLQLDYVDIVYCHRPDPEVPIEETVMAMDYIVRNGLALYWGTSEWSAEELEEAHKVCEKLNCIHPVVEQPQYNMLVRERVEKEYLPIYEKYGMGLTTWSPLASGVLTGKYNNGIPENSRLAKFPNLRKHLEEKGMLGEKVFEKLRKLQKIADQLDAKLSQLALAWCLLNPNVSSVILGVTSIEQLHENLKAIEIKEKLSQDVIDEIKEILEDE
- a CDS encoding aminopeptidase encodes the protein MDNLNFTSNIDRYVELLLKIGLNFQEGQRLFVRAPIDARVLVEKIVEMAYDLGAYDVYVKWSDEKVTRQRLKKAPEEALKEVYSWEIDAAKDMLDKKAAFLSITGGDPDILKDVPTERISIATKAINNAMKEVSRRVMSNEVSWCVIANPTEAWAKKVFPGDNKALDKLWEYILKASRVEGIDDPIKEWYQHIEKLQNVTEFLNKMQFDYLHYEGPGTDLTVGLPEEHLWISGAQTNKDGIVFVPNIPTEEVFTAPHRDLINGVVKNSKPLVYAGNVIDNFELEFKDGKVVRFKAEKGEKILKTILETDEGASYLGEVALVPVNSPIYKMNTVFYNTLFDENAASHFAFGRAYPTCLKNSERFSEEELRKRGLNISITHVDFMIGNENMRVTGYKDDAPTVIMENGLWVI
- a CDS encoding ABC transporter permease, with the translated sequence MIGALIKEELTRSKEALFWFVLFPTLLTVILSSIFGNIEKNLNFNVGIFGNSKIIDKITENLSDSNQFNFIQLNENFEEALLSGKVDVVIKIPDNFDSQFQRSLILSKTNLFKPIRVELVYIPEKDESKITKDVISQILTTMDIEYFKVSSSWKEAKVRYVEKTSTFNYYEYLFPAVIVMSIMSVVFFGYTPGISFLKKRGVLKRFAVTPYSLNKFYLSYTIIAVIQVFSGLILLYIVEASVYKVNVFNHFQNTIFYSLFGIIVFLALGYMMAVLFKNPESTVVLGNILFQVFMFMGGFYFNVKNSSPIISFISSVIPSTYIVDALRIPYGYSVYKNHILVPSLWLLFSILIIFLKRNKINDL
- a CDS encoding ABC transporter ATP-binding protein, which gives rise to MILAVKNLKKYYGDLKAVNNISFEVKRGTVFSLLGPNGAGKTTTVEILEGLRKKTGGEIYYFGEKVNDITKSIKEKIGVALQKTELFKELTVLETVKLFRSFYQKGFTPKEIVDMVGLNEKAKSRVKNLSGGQLQRLVLGLAFVNDPEIIFLDEPTTGLDPQSRRHIWEIIQAFKKSGKTIFLTTHYMEEAERLADMVCIIDNGKIVASGSPDELIKSSGLKSIIEFQADNISTTHFPNCKKLGDKFFFETTNVAEDIQKLLANGIEDFIVRHPTLEDVFLKLTGKKLRD